One genomic window of Terriglobales bacterium includes the following:
- a CDS encoding rhomboid family intramembrane serine protease — translation MAIRPRRFTGGGSMPLSFPPFTRAVKWLIIINTSIFVLAKFFESVMPRLAGYLDYGALIPAAVVHGYVYQLVSYAFLHTNFSHIFFNMLTLWFIGALLESDRGTRWFLQLYFVGAIGAALTTIALAYAGFLRLTPSTPTVGASGAIYALLIGVAVLMGELEFWMFPLPFRIKAKWMAAIWILIALLGSLGGGGGIAYVAHLGGIFFGYAFVKLFPYKTPVGRTSERFYGLRNWYYRWKRRRAARKFEVYMRKHDR, via the coding sequence ATGGCCATCCGTCCAAGACGTTTCACCGGCGGCGGCAGCATGCCGCTCAGCTTTCCGCCTTTCACCCGGGCGGTGAAGTGGCTGATCATCATCAACACCAGCATCTTCGTGCTGGCGAAGTTCTTCGAGTCGGTGATGCCACGCCTGGCCGGGTATCTTGATTACGGCGCGCTCATTCCCGCCGCGGTCGTTCATGGCTACGTCTACCAACTGGTCTCCTACGCCTTCCTGCACACCAACTTCAGCCACATCTTCTTCAACATGCTGACGTTGTGGTTCATCGGAGCACTGCTCGAGTCGGACCGCGGCACCCGCTGGTTCCTGCAGCTCTACTTCGTCGGCGCGATAGGCGCGGCGTTGACCACCATTGCCCTGGCTTATGCCGGGTTCCTGCGGCTCACGCCCAGCACCCCGACGGTCGGCGCGTCGGGCGCCATCTACGCCCTGCTGATCGGGGTAGCGGTACTGATGGGCGAGCTGGAGTTCTGGATGTTTCCGCTGCCCTTCCGGATCAAGGCCAAGTGGATGGCGGCCATCTGGATCCTGATCGCGCTGCTGGGCTCGCTCGGGGGAGGAGGCGGCATCGCGTACGTCGCCCACCTGGGCGGCATCTTCTTCGGCTATGCCTTCGTCAAGCTCTTCCCCTACAAGACGCCCGTGGGACGCACTTCGGAGAGGTTTTACGGCCTGCGCAACTGGTATTACCGCTGGAAGCGCAGGCGCGCCGCCCGCAAGTTCGAGGTTTACATGCGCAAGCACGACCGC
- a CDS encoding M20/M25/M40 family metallo-hydrolase — protein sequence MNFRLAAAICALVMASSLASVAQRGHTSKRPEVDPRITAALKEVSAARVRATVEKLVSFGNRSTLSANDAALAAAGKGVVAVRDWIRSELERYSKECGGCLEVQFDTFTQEPADRVPTPTEISNVYAVLRGTTDPDRIYIVSGHYDSRNSDPLDIHHPAPGANDDASGTAVSLECTRVLSKLKFPATIIFLAVSGEEQGLYGSRHFAQMAKEKGWKIDAVLNNDIVGGDRNSGQDHNIVRVFSEGIPAAATEREVRLLRALGGENDSPSRQLARYIRETAAKYLPGPFGPKLVFRRDRYLRGGDHTSFNEAGFAAVRFTEYREDYRHQHQNSRTENGIEYGDLPKFVDFEYLANVARLNAAVLAALASAPASPGKVRLLTKDLENDSTLEWEAAPGATSYEVLWRPTTAAEWENVVPVGNVTRATLPRSKDNVVFAVRSAAARGHRSLPVVPQPER from the coding sequence ATGAACTTTCGTCTGGCCGCGGCGATATGTGCGCTTGTGATGGCGTCCAGCCTGGCGTCAGTTGCGCAGCGGGGCCACACCTCGAAACGTCCTGAAGTGGACCCGCGTATCACCGCTGCCCTCAAAGAGGTGTCTGCCGCACGCGTCCGCGCCACCGTCGAAAAACTGGTCAGCTTCGGCAACCGCAGTACGCTTTCGGCCAACGATGCGGCGCTGGCCGCCGCCGGCAAAGGTGTGGTCGCCGTCCGCGACTGGATCCGCTCCGAACTCGAGCGCTACTCCAAGGAATGCGGCGGTTGCCTCGAAGTCCAGTTCGACACCTTCACCCAGGAACCGGCCGACCGCGTCCCCACTCCGACCGAGATCTCCAATGTCTACGCGGTGCTGCGCGGCACGACCGATCCCGACCGCATCTACATCGTTTCCGGACACTACGACTCGCGCAACAGCGATCCCCTCGACATCCATCACCCCGCGCCCGGCGCCAACGACGACGCCAGCGGCACCGCCGTGTCCCTGGAATGCACCCGCGTACTCAGCAAGCTCAAGTTCCCTGCGACCATCATCTTCCTGGCCGTCTCCGGCGAGGAGCAGGGCCTCTACGGCAGCCGGCACTTCGCCCAGATGGCGAAAGAGAAGGGTTGGAAGATCGACGCCGTGCTCAACAACGACATCGTGGGCGGCGACAGGAACAGCGGCCAGGACCACAACATCGTGCGCGTCTTCTCCGAGGGCATCCCTGCGGCAGCCACGGAAAGGGAGGTCCGGCTGCTGCGCGCGCTGGGCGGCGAGAACGATTCCCCTTCCCGCCAGCTCGCCCGCTACATCCGCGAGACCGCCGCTAAGTACCTGCCCGGCCCCTTCGGCCCCAAACTGGTGTTTCGCCGCGACCGCTACCTGCGCGGAGGCGACCACACTTCCTTCAACGAGGCCGGGTTTGCCGCTGTCCGCTTTACGGAATACCGCGAAGATTATCGCCACCAACATCAGAACTCTCGGACCGAAAACGGCATCGAATATGGTGACCTGCCGAAGTTCGTGGACTTCGAATACCTGGCGAACGTGGCCCGCTTGAATGCCGCGGTGCTGGCAGCGCTGGCCTCGGCGCCGGCGTCGCCCGGCAAGGTCAGGCTCCTGACCAAGGACTTGGAGAACGATTCAACATTGGAATGGGAGGCCGCGCCCGGCGCCACCTCGTACGAGGTGCTGTGGCGTCCGACGACGGCGGCCGAATGGGAGAATGTGGTACCGGTCGGCAACGTGACTCGTGCCACGCTCCCCCGCTCCAAGGACAATGTGGTCTTCGCCGTGCGCTCGGCCGCTGCCCGGGGACATCGCAGCTTGCCCGTGGTGCCCCAGCCCGAGCGATAA
- a CDS encoding carboxypeptidase-like regulatory domain-containing protein, with protein sequence MRTRRAGLAALCLFLATAVAAAQQAAPQPAQQPAQLPTPKGKPYALIFGTVYGPDDRPVYGAQVQIRRADGKSVKGGDALASDHQGEFALRVPAGAADYLIRATAKKGKRKLAAEIKAHVDFDERVDVGLHLRE encoded by the coding sequence GTGAGAACCAGACGCGCCGGCCTCGCGGCCCTGTGCTTGTTCCTGGCTACTGCGGTGGCAGCCGCCCAGCAGGCAGCCCCTCAGCCAGCGCAGCAACCAGCCCAGCTTCCGACCCCCAAAGGGAAACCCTACGCCCTGATCTTCGGCACGGTGTACGGACCTGACGACCGACCGGTGTACGGAGCCCAGGTGCAGATCCGGCGCGCCGACGGCAAGAGCGTCAAGGGCGGGGACGCCTTGGCGTCGGACCACCAGGGTGAATTCGCCCTGCGGGTGCCGGCCGGAGCAGCCGATTACTTGATCCGGGCCACGGCCAAAAAGGGCAAACGCAAGCTGGCCGCCGAGATCAAGGCGCACGTCGATTTCGATGAACGGGTGGACGTAGGCTTGCATCTAAGGGAGTAG
- a CDS encoding carboxypeptidase-like regulatory domain-containing protein, whose protein sequence is MKKTAGIVLVALLLALLAGGSAREPQAKSVSGQVTDNAGQPIPNAIVYLKNMKTLAVKTFIAQQDGSYQFHGLSPNVDYDLYAESKGQRSDNKTISQFDSRSNLTIYLKIKK, encoded by the coding sequence TTGAAGAAGACTGCCGGTATCGTGCTGGTCGCGCTGCTGCTGGCGTTGCTGGCAGGGGGCTCGGCGCGCGAGCCGCAAGCGAAGTCGGTGAGCGGGCAGGTGACGGACAACGCCGGCCAGCCCATCCCCAACGCCATCGTGTACCTGAAGAACATGAAGACGCTTGCGGTGAAGACCTTCATCGCACAGCAGGACGGGAGCTACCAGTTCCACGGTCTTTCGCCCAACGTGGACTACGACCTCTACGCCGAATCCAAAGGCCAGCGCAGCGACAATAAGACCATCAGCCAGTTCGACAGCCGCAGCAACCTGACCATCTATCTGAAGATCAAGAAGTAA